A region of the Drosophila ananassae strain 14024-0371.13 chromosome XL, ASM1763931v2, whole genome shotgun sequence genome:
ATGCAGGTCTCCTTCAAGGGCTCCAGGCCGGAGGCGCGGCGGGCGCAGTTCCTCTCGCGGAGGCGGCAGGCCCGCAGCTTGGTGCAGGTGTTGGTCCTCTTGTCCCGGATGCAGACGCTCTTTCCGTCGCTCTGGGAGTAGCCGGTGCAGCGGCCGGGGCAGGGGCGGCGGTTGCCGTCGGCCTGGGTGGAGGCGATCGCCAGGATCACGAGGAGGATGCAGATGCTCAGCTTGGACATGGCTTGGCTGGTTTCTCTCTGGAAGATGTCTGGAGGAGGAGGGCTGGTTGATTGATGCCTTGCCGACCGCCGCAGTGGGTATTTATAGCGGCGGCTCTGTTCCGGAACATCTGTTCTGCGGCGCTCGGGGGCTTTTGTCTCTGGGAGGGAGGAGTGTGCTCGAGGGGTTCCTCCCACCTGGCAATCAGTCGACATCGAACTATATCGGCTCCATCAATAGGAACGCAAAACATCTTTGTAAGCACGGAAGAGTGgccacactgcgtatgagtgatgAGTCAGGAACAGAAGCATACGCCACGCGGGCATCAGACAAGCGTTCCAGAAGTCAGACGTCAGAAGCGAGAGTCTCAAGAGCAGCGTTGGATTTACACTATGTGCGGTCGGTGCTCGCGCACAGGGCGGCAAATTTCGGGGGGCggcaaaatttaaaaaaacaaataaatctaATTGATTAAAACAAGTAATTGGAATCCTAAAATTCCGTAAGAAATAACGATGTATTCCAATGAagtcaacaaaaacaattgtgACATTAATAATTACGGTATTAGCTAAAGTcaagttttagtttttttgaaataaaccTTATGTGACTATTTTTATAtcataaaacaattaatgaatTCAACCAACgatatacatttatttaatcTGTTAATAATTATGTATATAGTTCACGGTTTCCCCGACATTTGATTTAGgaagttttcaatttcaattaataataAGGGCGGCATTTTCTATAATGCACAGGGCGGCACTTTACATAAATCCGGCCCTGCTCAAGAGCTCTGTGGAGTTATGTAACTTCTAGACTCGGACACAAGCTCCAGAACATGTGGCCCACATCGCTCCCCGATCGGCTCACTCCCTGTCGCAGAGCACCTGTCGCTGGAGCCGGAGTTTATTGACTCGAAATGTGAATGAAAGCCAAAGTAGAATGGGTTGTGGAACAAAAGCACGGGGCACGCGTGCTGGCCAAGATTGTCTGGGCCGTGCTTCCCGGGTATTGTTGCAACGGCCCGAAGAGCGGTATAAATACTTAGGATCTCGGCCGGAATGGCATCAGAAGCACCTGAAGCCCCCAACCCGAAATGCAAAGCCATCAACTGACCCTCATCTTCGGTAAGGTAACCCCGATCCCCGGGAGACTCCGAAGACTGTAAGAGAGTACTTTCAGGCATCGCCCTGCTGTGGGCCTCCGTCCAAGCAACCACCGGGCCGCCGGCGACCAGCCCCCGGCCTCGCCCCTCGGGCCCCATCAGCGGCCACGTCCGGCCCCGCCCACGCTGCCTGCCCGTCCAGGCGCTCTGCTCCCGCTCCAGCCCCAAGGTCTGCGGGCGCACGCCCAGCGGGCACTGCCAGCGCTTCAACTCGATCTGCGAGCTGGGCCTGGCCAACCTCAACCGCTCGCCGGCCAACGTGCGCCACACACGGGACATCGAGTGCCGGACGGTGAGGGGCGTGGGCGCCGCccaccgccgccgctgctgggAGCCCTGCCCAGCCCGTCCCGTCGTCTGCAAGCGCACCCCGCCCGCCCGGGAGATCTGCGTCCAGTCCCGCAACGGCAGGGAGTGCAAGGTGCTGGCCAATAACTGCCAGCTGAGGAACCAGAACTGCCACAGCCAGCCCAGGAACAGTAAGGATGAGACTCCCCTCGGCTGATTCGTTACTAATCCTTGACTCTTGCCTCCTCTAGACTGGCGCCGCACCGACAAGAGGCGCTGCGGGCAGCTCCAGTTGGGCGACAAGCCACAGGCCTGCGTCGTCCTTCCGCGACCCACTCCCCGGCGGCCTTCTCCGAGACCCTCCCCGAGACCCTCTCCGCGACCCACCCGCCGCAGCACCACCAGGCGCCCCACCACCCGCCGCAGCACCACCCCTCGGCCCACTACCCTGCGCCCGCCCACCTCCACCACCCCTGCGGCCCCCTCCGCCTGAGGATCTGTCCCCTAAGTCcctaaaatcttttttttttcttccccTAAACTTTCAATAAACTGATCTAGAGTCTCCGGATCGATATCTTTTGAACTCCAAGGCACAAGGCATTCATTATTCCGGACTTGTTAG
Encoded here:
- the LOC6503879 gene encoding uncharacterized protein LOC6503879, with protein sequence MQSHQLTLIFGIALLWASVQATTGPPATSPRPRPSGPISGHVRPRPRCLPVQALCSRSSPKVCGRTPSGHCQRFNSICELGLANLNRSPANVRHTRDIECRTVRGVGAAHRRRCWEPCPARPVVCKRTPPAREICVQSRNGRECKVLANNCQLRNQNCHSQPRNNWRRTDKRRCGQLQLGDKPQACVVLPRPTPRRPSPRPSPRPSPRPTRRSTTRRPTTRRSTTPRPTTLRPPTSTTPAAPSA